Proteins encoded by one window of Rutidosis leptorrhynchoides isolate AG116_Rl617_1_P2 chromosome 7, CSIRO_AGI_Rlap_v1, whole genome shotgun sequence:
- the LOC139857999 gene encoding large ribosomal subunit protein eL43 → MTKRTKKAGIVGKYGTRYGASLRKQIKKMEVSQHSKYFCEFCGKYAVKRKAVGIWGCKDCGKVKAGGAYTLNTASAVTVRSTIRRLREQTES, encoded by the exons ATG ACAAAGAGGACGAAGAAGGCTGGCATCGTTGGCAAATACG GTACCCGTTATGGTGCTAGTTTACGAAAGCAGATCAAGAAGATGGAGGTCAGCCAACACAGCAAGTACTTTTGTGAGTTCTGTGGCAAG TACGCGGTGAAGAGAAAGGCTGTTGGTATTTGGGGTTGCAAGGATTGCGGTAAAGTCAAAGCAGGCGGTGCATACACTTTGAA TACTGCAAGTGCTGTGACGGTGAGAAGTACAATTCGTAGGTTGAGGGAGCAGACCGAGAGTTAA